The following are encoded in a window of Nitrospiraceae bacterium genomic DNA:
- a CDS encoding polyisoprenoid-binding protein, giving the protein MRNVSKVCFGIGTVLIVGFGFVTASVAEMAKWKLDHDHSRVGFQVAHMVVSKTNGRFTEYSGTVEMDAEEKEFKTIEAVIQTASVTTDHQKRDEHLRSPDFFDVQKFPTMAYTMKSYKKTGDDYTAVGDLTLLGVTKEITLVGTFNGVSQDPWGNTRAGFSASGTLNRKDFGMKFSKLLDSGGMLVGDEVKIILEIEVIKEKTVEKVKQEKE; this is encoded by the coding sequence ATGCGGAATGTTTCCAAAGTGTGTTTTGGAATTGGAACGGTTCTGATTGTTGGTTTTGGGTTTGTCACCGCTTCGGTTGCAGAAATGGCAAAATGGAAACTGGATCATGATCATTCCAGGGTTGGATTTCAAGTTGCCCATATGGTGGTGTCCAAAACCAACGGCAGGTTTACAGAGTATTCAGGAACTGTGGAGATGGACGCAGAGGAGAAGGAATTTAAAACCATTGAAGCGGTCATCCAGACCGCCTCGGTCACGACTGATCATCAGAAACGGGATGAGCATTTACGAAGTCCGGATTTTTTTGACGTTCAAAAGTTTCCGACCATGGCCTATACCATGAAAAGTTATAAGAAAACCGGAGACGACTACACCGCTGTTGGAGATTTGACTTTGTTGGGAGTCACTAAAGAGATTACATTAGTCGGAACGTTTAATGGGGTCTCTCAGGATCCTTGGGGCAATACACGGGCTGGCTTCAGCGCTTCCGGAACGCTGAACAGAAAAGATTTCGGCATGAAATTCAGCAAATTATTGGATAGTGGCGGAATGCTCGTGGGTGATGAGGTCAAAATCATTCTGGAAATTGAAGTAATTAAAGAAAAGACAGTCGAAAAAGTGAAACAAGAAAAAGAATAA